One Glutamicibacter mishrai genomic window carries:
- a CDS encoding carbohydrate kinase family protein translates to MSRISVMGESLVDVVGETAHPGGSPLNVAVGLARLGHDVQFYTEFGQDTYGTQIAEHLDQAGVHVVEGSVTERSTSVAQVEMDEHSNAHYTFDIHQQIPAVPADDSSELVHTGSIAAWIEPSGQGIVDAFQNASESSLRSYDPNLRPDLVEDRNSALQRIELLMTLSHVVKLSDVDGQWLYPGMEPWEVLEHVASLGPALAVMTQGGDGCLALSSGRRFDVAASPTNLVDTIGAGDAFMSGLLFGVLAKPELAQALRNGVTAESEDVEEALRHALTSAALTVAQAGANPPWIEDFSLAINN, encoded by the coding sequence ATGAGCCGCATCAGTGTAATGGGTGAATCCCTCGTCGACGTTGTTGGAGAAACGGCGCATCCTGGCGGATCGCCGTTGAATGTCGCCGTGGGCCTGGCCCGGTTGGGCCATGACGTCCAGTTCTACACGGAATTCGGCCAGGACACCTACGGCACGCAAATCGCAGAACACCTCGATCAGGCAGGCGTGCACGTTGTCGAAGGCTCAGTAACTGAACGCTCTACGTCGGTGGCACAGGTAGAGATGGATGAGCATTCAAATGCTCACTACACCTTCGACATCCACCAGCAGATTCCTGCGGTTCCAGCCGATGATTCCAGCGAATTGGTCCATACCGGTTCCATTGCCGCCTGGATTGAACCCTCTGGCCAAGGAATTGTTGATGCATTCCAGAATGCTTCAGAGAGTTCACTGCGCAGCTATGACCCGAACCTCCGTCCAGACCTGGTCGAGGACAGGAACTCAGCCTTGCAGCGCATTGAGCTGCTCATGACCCTGAGTCACGTTGTGAAGCTCAGCGACGTTGATGGTCAATGGCTCTACCCAGGAATGGAGCCGTGGGAAGTGCTGGAGCATGTAGCCAGCCTCGGCCCAGCGTTGGCAGTGATGACCCAAGGCGGAGACGGTTGCCTGGCGCTATCCTCAGGACGCCGTTTCGACGTCGCTGCTTCCCCCACCAATCTGGTTGACACCATTGGCGCCGGGGACGCATTCATGTCCGGTCTGCTCTTTGGCGTGCTTGCCAAGCCAGAATTGGCACAAGCGCTGCGTAATGGAGTCACCGCCGAGTCTGAAGATGTTGAAGAAGCACTTCGTCATGCGTTAACCTCGGCAGCACTGACAGTGGCACAAGCCGGAGCCAATCCTCCTTGGATTGAAGACTTCTCCCTCGCGATTAACAACTAA
- a CDS encoding MFS transporter translates to MAGFTTTLKNPTYLQSSFSMLLFFASWGIWWSFFQIWLTSESAGLALSGAQVGTVYSVNSLATLVLMFAYGAIQDRLGIRKHLAIILAAVTALIGPFATWVYQPLLQSHFMTGVILGAIVLSIGFLAGVGLFEALTERFSRRFNFEYGQARMWGSFGYAVVALAAGFLFTINPALNFWIGSALGLIHLLLLVFSRTAEPPVIKKTPVEGILSPASTPTFREMLGLFRLPSLWLIILFVMLSWTFYTVFDQQMFPDYYTGLFPTPEIGQQVYGILNSVQVFLEAAMLGIVPIIMRRVGVRTSLLLGVSIMFIRILGCALVDDPIWVSAIKMLHAIETPLFILPVFRYFTLHFNPALSATLYMVGFQVSAQIGNVILSTPLGALHDRMGYQQTFITISVVVLVAGIYGFFALKKDDQQVDGDPFLRHSKLKIDA, encoded by the coding sequence ATGGCTGGCTTTACGACTACTCTGAAAAATCCCACTTACCTCCAGAGTTCCTTTTCGATGCTCTTATTCTTCGCATCGTGGGGCATTTGGTGGTCTTTCTTCCAGATCTGGCTCACCAGCGAATCCGCTGGACTAGCATTGAGCGGTGCCCAGGTGGGTACCGTCTACTCGGTGAACTCGCTGGCAACTCTGGTGCTGATGTTTGCCTACGGCGCCATCCAGGACCGTCTCGGAATCAGGAAACACCTCGCCATTATCCTGGCTGCAGTCACTGCTCTCATCGGGCCATTCGCTACGTGGGTATATCAGCCACTGTTACAGTCCCACTTCATGACCGGCGTTATCCTGGGTGCCATCGTGCTGTCCATCGGCTTCCTTGCCGGAGTAGGCCTCTTCGAGGCCTTGACCGAACGCTTCAGCCGCAGGTTCAACTTTGAATATGGACAGGCCCGCATGTGGGGCTCCTTCGGCTACGCCGTTGTGGCACTGGCCGCAGGGTTCCTGTTCACGATCAACCCAGCTTTGAACTTCTGGATCGGATCAGCTCTCGGCCTGATTCACCTATTGCTTCTGGTCTTCTCCCGCACCGCGGAACCACCAGTGATCAAGAAAACCCCAGTTGAGGGAATCCTGTCCCCTGCGTCCACTCCTACGTTCCGCGAAATGCTGGGATTGTTCCGGCTGCCAAGCTTGTGGCTGATCATTCTCTTCGTGATGCTCTCGTGGACCTTCTACACCGTCTTCGACCAGCAGATGTTCCCTGACTACTACACCGGACTCTTCCCTACCCCGGAAATTGGCCAGCAGGTCTATGGCATCTTGAACTCGGTACAGGTCTTCCTTGAGGCAGCCATGTTGGGCATCGTGCCAATCATCATGCGCCGCGTTGGAGTCCGCACCTCGTTGCTCCTGGGCGTCTCCATCATGTTCATCCGCATTCTTGGCTGTGCCCTGGTCGATGATCCGATCTGGGTTTCGGCCATCAAGATGCTGCACGCCATCGAGACGCCGCTGTTCATCTTGCCGGTGTTCCGCTACTTCACGCTGCACTTCAACCCCGCGCTATCGGCAACCCTATACATGGTCGGGTTCCAGGTATCGGCTCAGATCGGCAACGTCATCCTGTCCACTCCCCTGGGCGCATTGCATGACCGCATGGGCTATCAGCAGACCTTCATCACCATTTCGGTGGTAGTTCTGGTTGCCGGAATCTACGGATTCTTCGCGCTGAAGAAAGATGACCAGCAAGTTGATGGCGACCCATTCCTGCGCCATTCAAAGCTTAAGATCGACGCCTAA
- a CDS encoding glycoside hydrolase family 32 protein, translating into MMHEISRRSLIQIAGVGALGLYAAGALPTAAIAQGSQRAFYHMTPPAGWLCDPQRPVYLDGKYHLYYLHSEINNGPGDWDHATTNDGVSFTHHGVAIGQQPNFPVWTGSAVIDESNTAGFGAGAIVALATQPTDGIRKYQEQYLYWSTDGGYTFTGLPEPVIINTDGRSATTQAEIENAEWFRDPKIHWDSARNEWVCVIGRARYAVFYTSKNLREWQLKRNFDYPNHDLGGIECPDLFEMTADDGTRHWVLGASMDAYSIGLPMTYAYWTGSWDGEQFVADDLEPQWLDWGWDWYGAVTWPSAQNPDTRRLAIGWMNNWKYANRDVPTDSTDGYNGQNSIVRELELAVQGDGRYALLSSPVSALSEYATTSASFADQSVEGSFVLPWNGRAYELELDISWDSAANVGVSVGRSSDGTRHTNVGKYGDELYVDRGPSDLAGYSLSPYTRAAAPIEAGARSVHLRIFVDTQSVEVFVNAGHTVISQQVHFTEGDTGISLYSDGGSANFSGITVKEFTDYI; encoded by the coding sequence ATGATGCACGAAATTTCTCGACGTAGTTTGATTCAAATCGCTGGCGTAGGAGCGCTCGGACTCTATGCCGCCGGTGCGCTGCCGACGGCAGCAATAGCACAGGGCTCCCAGCGGGCTTTTTATCATATGACCCCACCAGCCGGTTGGTTATGCGACCCGCAACGTCCGGTGTATCTCGACGGCAAATACCATCTGTACTACCTGCACTCAGAGATAAATAACGGACCCGGCGACTGGGACCACGCGACAACCAACGATGGCGTGTCATTCACACATCACGGAGTAGCCATTGGGCAACAACCGAACTTTCCAGTATGGACAGGTTCAGCAGTCATCGATGAATCCAACACGGCTGGATTTGGTGCCGGAGCCATCGTTGCCTTGGCTACCCAGCCAACGGACGGCATTCGCAAGTACCAGGAGCAATATCTCTATTGGTCGACAGATGGTGGTTACACCTTCACCGGTTTGCCGGAGCCTGTCATCATCAATACCGATGGTCGAAGCGCCACCACACAGGCTGAGATAGAGAATGCAGAGTGGTTCAGAGATCCGAAGATTCATTGGGACTCAGCGCGCAACGAATGGGTATGTGTCATCGGACGCGCCCGGTACGCAGTTTTTTACACCTCAAAGAACCTGCGTGAATGGCAGCTGAAGCGGAACTTTGATTATCCGAATCATGATCTGGGCGGAATCGAATGCCCTGACCTATTTGAAATGACTGCGGATGATGGAACAAGACACTGGGTGCTTGGCGCAAGCATGGATGCGTACAGTATTGGCCTTCCCATGACTTATGCCTACTGGACAGGCAGCTGGGATGGGGAGCAGTTCGTAGCTGATGATCTTGAACCGCAATGGCTGGATTGGGGTTGGGACTGGTACGGGGCGGTTACGTGGCCTTCTGCCCAGAATCCTGACACACGACGCCTTGCCATCGGTTGGATGAATAACTGGAAGTATGCGAATCGCGATGTACCCACCGATTCCACCGACGGCTACAACGGGCAAAACTCCATCGTGCGTGAACTGGAACTGGCGGTACAGGGTGATGGCAGATACGCGTTGCTCAGTAGTCCGGTAAGCGCGTTGTCTGAGTACGCGACGACTTCAGCTTCTTTTGCGGATCAGAGCGTTGAAGGGAGTTTCGTCCTTCCATGGAACGGGCGAGCCTACGAACTTGAACTAGACATCAGCTGGGACTCAGCCGCTAACGTCGGAGTATCTGTTGGGCGTTCCTCCGACGGAACTCGGCACACAAATGTCGGCAAGTACGGAGACGAACTTTATGTGGATCGCGGACCCTCCGACTTGGCCGGATACTCGCTGAGTCCATATACACGGGCTGCTGCGCCCATTGAAGCTGGAGCTCGTTCAGTTCACTTGCGAATCTTCGTGGACACTCAAAGCGTGGAGGTGTTCGTGAATGCAGGACATACTGTGATCTCTCAGCAGGTGCACTTCACTGAGGGGGACACCGGCATCTCGTTGTACTCTGACGGAGGTTCGGCGAACTTCTCTGGGATCACCGTGAAGGAATTTACTGATTACATTTAG
- a CDS encoding LacI family DNA-binding transcriptional regulator, with amino-acid sequence MSRERQHKHGAPVTMRDIAKEAAVSVATVSHVVNNKEGARIGEETRQRVHEAIDHLGYRTNALAKTLSVGSSRFIGLVADAIATTPFAGQIIHGAQDEAWKHGYVLLVANTEGNQAAENDAIAMMLEHQVKGILYSTWYHREIDVPESLHQTDTVLVDCFSTGSGLPAVVPNEQQGGKTATEELITAGHQRIAFINTTTPSPALTGRLAGYRSALEAAEIDFDESLVIPAVPEQEGGYEATAAIIASGATAVFCHNDRVAMGLYDGLREQGLDVPKDMAVVGFDNQEVIAAHLRPPLSTVALPHYELGAAGIRVLLGLEPEQDDEMYLIECPAIRRQSV; translated from the coding sequence ATGAGCAGAGAAAGACAGCACAAACACGGTGCACCTGTCACGATGCGCGACATCGCGAAAGAAGCCGCCGTCTCCGTGGCTACCGTCTCGCACGTGGTGAATAACAAAGAAGGGGCGCGCATTGGCGAGGAGACCCGGCAACGCGTTCATGAAGCTATTGATCATCTGGGATATCGCACTAATGCATTGGCCAAGACGCTATCGGTCGGGTCATCACGGTTTATCGGTCTTGTAGCCGATGCCATCGCAACCACGCCCTTCGCAGGACAGATCATTCACGGCGCCCAGGACGAAGCATGGAAACATGGATACGTTCTGTTGGTCGCGAATACCGAGGGCAATCAAGCAGCTGAAAACGATGCGATAGCCATGATGCTGGAGCACCAGGTCAAAGGCATCTTGTACTCCACCTGGTATCACCGCGAAATTGACGTCCCGGAATCATTGCATCAGACAGATACTGTCCTGGTTGACTGCTTCTCAACGGGCAGCGGATTACCGGCAGTGGTGCCTAATGAACAACAAGGCGGAAAGACCGCTACTGAGGAACTCATTACCGCTGGCCATCAACGTATCGCCTTCATCAACACGACAACCCCGTCACCAGCGCTGACAGGACGATTAGCCGGTTATCGCTCGGCTCTCGAAGCAGCAGAAATCGACTTCGACGAGTCCCTAGTGATCCCTGCCGTGCCTGAGCAGGAGGGCGGTTACGAGGCGACCGCAGCGATCATCGCCTCTGGCGCGACTGCAGTATTCTGCCACAATGACCGCGTGGCTATGGGGCTCTACGACGGGCTGCGAGAACAAGGCCTTGATGTTCCCAAAGACATGGCTGTTGTCGGGTTTGATAACCAGGAAGTGATTGCCGCCCACTTGCGGCCGCCATTGTCCACGGTTGCCCTGCCTCACTACGAATTGGGTGCGGCAGGAATTCGAGTTCTCTTAGGCCTGGAACCTGAACAGGATGACGAGATGTATTTGATTGAATGTCCGGCGATCCGTCGACAGTCCGTCTGA
- a CDS encoding carbohydrate ABC transporter permease, which produces MIQPPVSKPPTPAQGKSRKVRVHRSLLTITVVLIVIGQVYPLLWMFLTSFRTAADFAGGNAFSWPSEFTLENYSRAFETGNLGQNIVNSLIVTLGASALIVVAGMMAAFALEVLGFRLSSLVRALFMLGIIVPVQIALVPLFIDYSKVGLLDTHLSMIVPLAAFSLPMSIYLFSSFYGFIPRETYEAASLDGAGPYRIFTQITFPLSLNTIVTVVLVNSIFIWNDFIFANTFVLSDGLKTIPLGLQNYIGAMGNTDWTATFAAVCVSVTPLLLVFLVLNKAMIQGLESGATKG; this is translated from the coding sequence ATGATTCAGCCGCCCGTCAGCAAACCGCCCACGCCGGCCCAAGGAAAATCCCGCAAGGTTCGGGTCCACCGTTCACTGTTGACGATTACTGTCGTGCTCATCGTCATCGGCCAGGTCTACCCATTGCTGTGGATGTTCCTGACCAGCTTCCGTACGGCAGCAGATTTTGCTGGCGGCAACGCCTTTTCATGGCCGAGCGAATTCACGCTGGAAAACTATTCGAGGGCATTCGAGACCGGCAATCTCGGACAGAATATCGTCAATAGCCTCATCGTCACCTTAGGAGCCAGTGCACTCATTGTCGTAGCAGGAATGATGGCGGCATTCGCCTTGGAAGTTCTAGGCTTCCGCCTGAGCTCTTTGGTCAGGGCATTGTTCATGCTGGGCATTATCGTTCCGGTACAGATTGCTTTGGTTCCGCTGTTCATTGACTATTCGAAAGTTGGACTGCTCGATACACACCTGTCAATGATTGTCCCGCTGGCGGCATTCTCGCTTCCTATGTCGATTTACCTGTTCTCGTCCTTCTACGGATTCATTCCACGAGAAACCTATGAAGCAGCTTCACTTGATGGGGCTGGACCATATCGAATTTTCACCCAGATCACCTTCCCGCTGTCATTGAATACCATCGTCACAGTGGTGCTGGTCAACAGCATTTTCATTTGGAACGATTTCATCTTCGCCAATACCTTTGTGCTCTCCGACGGGCTGAAAACTATTCCGCTAGGCTTGCAGAATTACATTGGCGCCATGGGAAATACCGACTGGACAGCCACCTTTGCAGCCGTCTGCGTCTCGGTGACCCCATTGCTCTTGGTATTCCTCGTGCTAAACAAGGCCATGATCCAAGGCCTGGAAAGCGGAGCAACCAAGGGATGA
- a CDS encoding carbohydrate ABC transporter permease, translating to MLPRRSKLSVAVFLLPPLVIYGVAVLLPIVQSLVLSFFSWDGITDMAFVGLDNYVKMLSRDDVFWTAFGNAVGYLVICLVLQLGGALVVSSLLTALPKARELVKTLYLLPAVISTVAIGFLFLRIYSLEPVGMINQLLEWVGLGHLQTAWLSNVQTVLAAVSIPEGWRYTGLYMLIIYAALISVPRELEEAARLDGASWWQVFWNVRFPHIRPVWTTTTIMATTFALRGFDIPYLLTNGGPGQSSELLTTYMYKTAFVHTDYGYASAISVFIVIECLVAVGLILLMLRRKEDS from the coding sequence ATGTTGCCCCGCCGTTCCAAGCTGTCCGTGGCTGTGTTCTTATTGCCTCCACTGGTCATTTACGGTGTTGCTGTTCTCCTTCCCATCGTCCAGTCACTGGTCCTGAGCTTCTTCAGCTGGGACGGCATCACCGACATGGCTTTCGTAGGCCTTGATAACTACGTAAAGATGCTTTCCCGCGATGACGTTTTCTGGACAGCCTTTGGCAACGCAGTGGGCTACCTCGTGATCTGCTTGGTCCTGCAGCTTGGGGGAGCGCTAGTAGTTTCCAGCCTGCTCACCGCACTTCCCAAGGCACGAGAACTGGTCAAGACCCTCTACCTGCTGCCAGCAGTGATCTCCACCGTGGCCATTGGCTTCTTGTTCCTGCGAATCTATTCGCTGGAGCCAGTGGGCATGATCAATCAGTTGCTGGAGTGGGTTGGCCTAGGCCATTTGCAGACCGCCTGGCTATCAAACGTCCAGACGGTGCTTGCTGCGGTATCCATTCCTGAAGGATGGCGCTACACCGGCTTGTACATGCTGATCATTTACGCGGCACTGATCTCGGTGCCACGCGAACTTGAAGAAGCCGCTCGTTTGGACGGTGCCTCTTGGTGGCAGGTCTTCTGGAACGTCCGCTTCCCGCATATCCGGCCGGTCTGGACCACTACCACCATCATGGCCACCACCTTTGCCCTGCGTGGTTTCGACATTCCATACCTTTTGACCAATGGCGGTCCTGGCCAGTCTTCGGAACTGCTGACAACCTACATGTACAAGACGGCCTTTGTACACACCGACTACGGCTACGCCAGTGCCATCTCTGTATTCATAGTGATTGAGTGCCTCGTAGCCGTCGGCCTGATCCTTCTGATGCTGCGACGAAAGGAAGACTCGTGA
- a CDS encoding ABC transporter substrate-binding protein yields MSKASRRLKFLPILAVAALALSNCGGGSGADPTNVNPEGEIKPREISWLLSRPADGGVITTMEKIADEYAKTHPGFSLNLITTPDRPSYIQKYETLAAAKKLPELFDTDATPFAQKLASSGQMVDADKLLKDLDLDDEYREAALNYQRFDDGSLYMVPFEFQLEVFWYNKDVFKKAGVEVPASLDDFPAMCKALKDEGVTPIALNGKDQWPLERYMSYYPFRMSGPEYIQKLKTGEAKFSDPEGKAAAQWLSDLGKAGCFQKGFSAAGYSDAQGLFTSGKAGVYNIGTWELNNLATDTLDAGVRDDVDYFTLPTIEGSATADNEYVSPSGIGMAVNAKTYDPLVRDFLAFALDRYPELYASTGALSPTTDAKTAIPKNATKVFDKAIKQADEVGTDIAMPWDTQLDPATNTRLQQELTLLVQGDITPDEFITTMDAALKENVGE; encoded by the coding sequence ATGTCCAAAGCATCACGTCGACTCAAGTTTCTGCCCATTCTCGCTGTTGCCGCCCTAGCCCTTTCCAACTGTGGCGGAGGCTCAGGAGCAGACCCAACCAACGTGAACCCCGAAGGCGAGATCAAGCCACGCGAAATCTCCTGGCTGCTCTCGCGTCCCGCCGACGGCGGAGTCATCACCACCATGGAGAAGATTGCTGATGAATACGCAAAAACCCACCCGGGCTTTTCACTGAACCTGATCACCACTCCGGACCGACCGTCCTACATCCAGAAGTATGAGACCTTGGCAGCCGCCAAGAAGCTTCCAGAGCTGTTTGATACTGATGCCACGCCATTCGCCCAGAAGCTGGCCAGCTCAGGACAGATGGTTGATGCGGACAAGCTGCTGAAGGATCTGGACTTGGACGATGAATACCGCGAGGCGGCATTGAACTATCAGCGGTTCGATGATGGTTCGCTGTACATGGTTCCATTTGAATTCCAGCTGGAAGTCTTCTGGTACAACAAAGACGTCTTCAAGAAGGCCGGGGTAGAAGTCCCCGCATCTCTCGATGACTTCCCAGCCATGTGCAAGGCGCTGAAGGACGAGGGCGTCACGCCCATTGCATTGAATGGCAAAGACCAATGGCCACTGGAACGCTACATGTCGTACTACCCATTCCGCATGTCAGGGCCGGAGTACATCCAGAAGCTCAAGACCGGAGAAGCGAAGTTCTCTGATCCAGAAGGCAAGGCAGCTGCACAATGGCTCTCCGATCTGGGCAAGGCAGGGTGTTTCCAGAAGGGATTCTCGGCAGCCGGATATTCGGATGCCCAGGGTCTGTTCACCAGCGGCAAGGCCGGTGTCTACAATATCGGCACCTGGGAGCTGAACAACCTGGCCACCGATACGCTGGATGCCGGTGTGCGAGATGACGTTGACTACTTCACGCTGCCAACCATCGAGGGCTCGGCAACGGCAGACAACGAATACGTCAGCCCATCGGGAATCGGCATGGCCGTGAATGCAAAGACCTATGATCCGCTGGTTCGCGACTTCCTCGCATTTGCGCTGGACCGCTACCCGGAGCTCTACGCATCCACCGGTGCACTGTCACCAACCACCGATGCCAAGACCGCCATCCCCAAGAATGCAACCAAGGTATTCGACAAGGCCATCAAGCAAGCCGATGAAGTCGGCACCGACATCGCTATGCCATGGGATACGCAGCTGGACCCGGCAACCAATACTCGCCTCCAGCAGGAACTGACTTTACTGGTCCAAGGCGACATCACCCCAGACGAGTTCATCACCACGATGGACGCTGCGCTCAAGGAGAACGTCGGTGAGTAG
- a CDS encoding GH32 C-terminal domain-containing protein, with amino-acid sequence MTAQGFYQPNGAWVGDVIPWQEDGVFHLFYLHEGREAAQGGMPWHRIMTDDVVNFRETGESIASGGATADDYNIYTGSIVVDFKGTHHAFYTGQNPKKLGNDGRALQLVMHATSNDGMNSWQRHPEDTFGASAGYETGDWRDPYVFWDAETGLWRMLITARHNSGPERRRGVIAQCTSTDLAHWEPVEPFWDPRRYIAHECPEVFQWGDWWYLVYSEFSDAFTTRYRMSRTLNGPWIVPEYDTLDGRAYYASKSAARDGRRFFFGWIASKEESRDEGAWQWAGTLSVLEAEQKADGTLAFHPPEEFRSTFGDAKQAVPPGIRLVAHDGYADVLTTTDTPEAFRLQARFEIEEGTREAGVLLRASEDGDEGYALRLEPQRGRLVLDQWPRRAPGTEQWHIDGDVPFAIELERPCPIGPGVHELDIIVDGNLCVATLDDATVLSTRLYNRPTGRAGAFVGEGAFTISQFTVASRVHEKTVPSADENKAFSPSA; translated from the coding sequence ATGACAGCACAAGGGTTCTACCAGCCCAACGGAGCGTGGGTAGGCGATGTCATTCCCTGGCAAGAAGATGGAGTGTTCCATCTCTTCTATCTGCATGAAGGCCGCGAGGCTGCGCAGGGCGGCATGCCATGGCACCGCATCATGACCGATGACGTAGTGAACTTCCGCGAAACAGGCGAATCCATTGCCTCCGGCGGGGCAACGGCAGATGACTACAACATCTACACCGGCAGCATCGTCGTTGACTTCAAAGGAACTCATCACGCGTTCTACACGGGCCAGAACCCCAAGAAGCTCGGAAACGATGGACGCGCCTTGCAGCTGGTCATGCATGCGACCAGCAACGACGGCATGAACTCATGGCAGCGCCACCCGGAAGATACCTTCGGAGCCAGCGCTGGCTATGAGACAGGAGACTGGCGTGATCCTTACGTCTTCTGGGATGCCGAAACGGGCCTGTGGCGCATGTTGATCACCGCCCGCCACAACAGCGGCCCAGAACGCCGTCGCGGAGTCATCGCACAATGTACCTCCACAGACCTGGCGCACTGGGAACCAGTAGAACCATTCTGGGATCCACGACGATACATCGCTCACGAATGCCCGGAAGTCTTCCAATGGGGAGACTGGTGGTACCTGGTCTACTCAGAATTCAGCGACGCTTTCACCACCAGATACCGGATGTCACGGACCCTCAACGGTCCATGGATTGTCCCGGAATATGACACCCTCGATGGCCGGGCCTACTACGCTTCAAAGTCCGCTGCACGCGATGGCCGCAGGTTCTTCTTCGGCTGGATAGCTTCCAAAGAAGAATCGCGTGATGAAGGAGCCTGGCAATGGGCCGGCACGCTGTCCGTCCTTGAAGCAGAACAGAAAGCAGATGGAACCCTGGCTTTCCATCCGCCTGAAGAATTCCGCTCAACGTTCGGTGACGCGAAGCAGGCAGTGCCCCCGGGAATCCGGCTGGTAGCGCACGATGGCTACGCAGATGTCCTCACCACAACAGACACCCCAGAGGCCTTCCGGCTGCAAGCCCGCTTTGAGATTGAAGAAGGAACCCGCGAAGCCGGAGTGCTGCTGCGAGCCAGCGAAGATGGCGACGAAGGCTACGCACTACGCCTGGAACCGCAGCGCGGAAGACTGGTTCTGGACCAGTGGCCCCGACGGGCCCCTGGTACTGAGCAATGGCATATCGATGGAGACGTGCCCTTCGCTATTGAACTCGAACGCCCCTGCCCGATCGGGCCAGGAGTGCACGAGCTCGACATCATTGTTGATGGAAATCTGTGCGTCGCAACCCTGGATGACGCCACCGTACTGAGCACTCGACTGTATAACAGGCCAACAGGCCGTGCAGGCGCCTTCGTAGGCGAAGGTGCATTCACGATTTCACAGTTCACCGTTGCATCACGAGTTCACGAGAAGACCGTGCCCTCTGCTGATGAGAACAAGGCTTTTTCACCTTCGGCCTAA
- the tsaD gene encoding tRNA (adenosine(37)-N6)-threonylcarbamoyltransferase complex transferase subunit TsaD, with amino-acid sequence MSTTEPIVLGIESSCDETGVGIVRGNRLLANAVSSSMDEHVRFGGVIPEIAARAHLEAFVPTLQSALDTAELTLDDIDAIAVTSGPGLAGALMVGVSAAKALALATGNPLYGINHLVAHVGVGVLEGTVLPPTFGALLVSGGHTEILKVTSLTNDVQLLGSTIDDAAGEAYDKTARLLGLGYPGGPAIDKAARDGDRKAFRFPRGLTLPKFVGSEENPGKHRHNFSFSGLKTAVARCVEHFEAIGEDIPVADIAASFQEAVVDVITSKAVRAMQEHGLKTVLLGGGVAANTRLRELLAARCASAGIALVVPPFSLCTDNGGMVAALGAQLVAAGAAPSGLDFATDSSQPVTNIVLN; translated from the coding sequence ATGAGCACCACCGAACCCATCGTTCTAGGCATTGAATCTTCATGCGATGAAACTGGCGTGGGCATTGTGCGCGGCAATCGCCTTTTGGCCAACGCTGTTTCCAGCTCCATGGACGAGCACGTACGCTTTGGCGGAGTGATCCCGGAGATTGCAGCCCGAGCACACCTCGAAGCTTTCGTTCCCACGCTGCAGTCGGCGTTGGATACGGCTGAACTGACGCTTGATGACATTGACGCTATTGCCGTGACCAGTGGCCCCGGGTTGGCTGGCGCACTGATGGTTGGCGTTTCAGCTGCCAAGGCTTTGGCTCTGGCTACCGGCAACCCGCTGTACGGAATCAACCACCTTGTAGCCCACGTTGGCGTTGGCGTGCTTGAAGGCACTGTGCTGCCACCAACCTTTGGCGCCCTGTTGGTGTCTGGTGGCCACACCGAGATCCTGAAGGTCACCTCGCTGACCAATGATGTGCAGCTTTTGGGCTCCACCATTGATGATGCTGCCGGCGAAGCTTATGACAAGACTGCTCGCCTGCTGGGACTTGGATACCCCGGCGGGCCAGCCATCGACAAGGCTGCCAGGGACGGGGACCGCAAGGCCTTCCGCTTCCCGCGCGGATTGACCCTGCCTAAGTTTGTGGGCAGCGAAGAGAACCCTGGCAAGCATCGACATAACTTCTCCTTCTCCGGATTGAAGACCGCAGTGGCACGCTGCGTCGAGCACTTCGAAGCCATCGGGGAAGATATTCCTGTCGCGGATATTGCCGCTTCTTTCCAAGAAGCTGTCGTTGATGTGATCACTTCTAAAGCGGTCCGAGCAATGCAAGAGCATGGCCTGAAGACGGTGCTTCTTGGCGGGGGAGTCGCAGCAAATACCCGGCTGAGAGAATTGCTCGCAGCCCGATGCGCTTCGGCAGGTATCGCCTTGGTTGTTCCACCATTCAGCCTGTGTACTGACAACGGCGGAATGGTGGCGGCCCTGGGTGCGCAGCTAGTTGCTGCCGGCGCTGCTCCATCCGGTTTGGACTTTGCGACGGACTCGTCGCAGCCGGTGACGAATATCGTTCTGAACTAG